A single Lolium perenne isolate Kyuss_39 chromosome 6, Kyuss_2.0, whole genome shotgun sequence DNA region contains:
- the LOC127309176 gene encoding CASP-like protein 1U1 encodes MGGDSGKPGASEAASLVFRIATMGLSLASAIMTAASTQCVNGGGTVSYSDYNSFKYSALADLLSAVLQGVAIYLEIVKKKKAAKVVELIDKLLLALTSTSASLLFAVDDITSCGVGRQRSSSRVCAQAGRFCGQIRASSAFSLAATSSVSVSIYVRHAPLSITMIKPKAQPTVIEISPTITPPPVVEISPKPDEEKKKKESITSKAPSEISTPTPPATEKKKCEGGEKCICTQITKKPPPVIPRPCCGCPWLTTIPHSCENHDWAMTGQQPCVHVLYPSVPTRQATQPHGMYYSYM; translated from the exons ATGGGAGGTGACTCAGGCAAGCCAGGCGCGTCGGAGGCGGCGAGCCTCGTGTTCCGCATCGCGACAATGGGTCTGTCGCTGGCGTCGGCGATCATGACAGCGGCCTCGACGCAGTGCGTCAACGGCGGCGGCACCGTTTCCTACAGCGACTACAACTCCTTCAA GTACTCGGCGCTGGCCGACCTGCTGTCGGCGGTGCTACAGGGCGTGGCGATCTACCTGGAGAtagtgaagaagaagaaggcagcCAAGGTCGTGGAGCTCATCGACAAGCTCCTGCTGGCGCTCACGTCCACGTCGGCGTCACTACTCTTCGCCGTCGACGACATCACCTCCTGCGGCGTCGGGCGGCAGCGCAGCAGCAGCCGCGTCTGCGCCCAAGCCGGCAGGTTCTGCGGGCAGATACGAGCGTCGTCGGCTTTCTCCCTCGCCGCCACCTCTTCCGTCTCGGTCTCCATCTATGTCAGGCATGCCCCTCTAAGTATTACAATGATCAAGCCAAAGGCTCAGCCCACAGTCATAGAAATTAGTCCAACGATCACACCACCCCCAGTCGTGGAAATTAGTCCAAAGCCAgatgaagaaaaaaaaaagaaagaaagtatCACGTCAAAGGCTCCGTCCGAAATTTCAACGCCCACTCCGCCTGCTACCGAAAAGAAAAAGTGCGAAGGAGGAGAGAAATGCATTTGCACACAAATTACGAAGAAACCGCCGCCGGTGATTCCACGGCCGTGTTGCGGATGCCCGTGGCTCACGACGATCCCCCACAGCTGCGAGAACCACGACTGGGCGATGACTGGGCAACAGCCatgtgtacatgtactatatccaAGCGTTCCTACTCGGCAAGCAACCCAACCACATGGAATGTACTATTCATATATGTGA